A stretch of the Paludisphaera rhizosphaerae genome encodes the following:
- a CDS encoding glycosyltransferase, with amino-acid sequence MDDRSLETPDTEPTAARWVASRSHGPYAAGSAFLHAPSFAFQAWGGGENQLIQTGRHLEGFDLPVRLFHPWTDRLIDARVLHLFGMSREGLELAKAARARNVPVVLSPICWYEPRSLWALEPTVARKLAAVGLWSMRRTFPAFSGWRRELLQLADRVLPNSEDEAEQLIRMFGVDRRRIAVVPNGVLPDFGWGSPQLFRERVGDFEFVLFVGRIEPRKNPLGLIRATRRLGLPLVVVGEAPPQHENYERLCRREGGDRVVWLESLDHHDPLLISSYAAARVFALCSWFETPGLAALEAALAGAAIVITPHGSTRSYFGDRAEYARPGRVDEIGAALSRAWREGPRPGLAAHVASNYLWDRVAKLTAEVYDQVAD; translated from the coding sequence ATGGACGACCGTTCGCTGGAGACCCCCGACACCGAGCCGACGGCCGCCCGCTGGGTGGCGTCGCGTTCGCATGGGCCCTACGCGGCGGGCTCCGCGTTCCTGCACGCCCCGTCGTTCGCCTTCCAGGCCTGGGGCGGGGGTGAGAACCAGTTGATTCAGACCGGGCGGCACCTGGAAGGTTTCGACCTCCCCGTCCGCCTCTTCCATCCCTGGACGGACCGGCTGATCGACGCCCGCGTGCTCCACCTGTTCGGGATGTCTCGCGAGGGGCTGGAGTTGGCGAAAGCCGCTCGGGCTCGCAATGTCCCCGTGGTCCTCTCGCCGATCTGCTGGTACGAGCCTCGCTCGCTTTGGGCCTTGGAGCCGACGGTCGCCCGAAAACTCGCCGCCGTCGGCCTCTGGTCGATGCGGCGGACGTTCCCAGCGTTCTCTGGTTGGCGTCGCGAACTGCTGCAACTCGCCGATCGGGTGCTGCCGAACTCGGAAGACGAGGCCGAGCAACTCATCCGCATGTTCGGGGTGGACCGACGACGGATCGCCGTCGTCCCCAACGGCGTCCTTCCCGACTTCGGCTGGGGGTCGCCCCAACTCTTCCGCGAGCGCGTCGGCGACTTCGAATTCGTGCTGTTCGTCGGCCGCATCGAGCCCCGCAAGAATCCGCTGGGCTTGATCCGAGCGACGCGACGCCTGGGGCTGCCTCTGGTGGTCGTCGGCGAGGCTCCTCCCCAGCACGAGAACTACGAACGCCTCTGCCGCCGCGAGGGAGGAGACCGCGTGGTCTGGCTGGAATCGCTCGACCACCACGACCCGCTCCTGATCTCGTCGTACGCCGCGGCCCGGGTCTTCGCCCTCTGCAGTTGGTTCGAGACCCCCGGCCTGGCGGCGCTCGAGGCGGCTCTCGCCGGCGCAGCGATCGTCATCACCCCCCACGGCTCGACGCGATCCTACTTCGGCGACCGCGCGGAATACGCTCGACCCGGCCGGGTGGACGAAATCGGCGCAGCGCTTTCGCGAGCCTGGCGTGAAGGGCCAAGACCTGGTCTTGCCGCACACGTCGCTTCAAACTACCTTTGGGACCGCGTCGCCAAGCTCACGGCGGAGGTTTATGACCAGGTCGCCGACTGA
- a CDS encoding glycosyltransferase family 9 protein: protein MTRSPTDLKPVQTGRYRYSKLRWRILVRAFDTAGSLVAPLWRGLRPSPKVDAPRRILVVQLDHLGDAVLSAPLIAQLRQAYPDAEIDVLASPSNHEVFEADLNVTRVQIAERTWFERSPSRRGLAAEVWRLGRSLRGARYDLGVDVRGDVLSILVLAIGGVSRRVGFAMGGGSFLLTDVAEWTPGRHEVRSRLELLRPLGITPDFDGRALVHVRDEDRAEVAARIFDAWPSRPDHRSRRFGKAARRGSDARLHADQFRPQSPMLAVHLGAGTAAKRWPKRHWKDLIERFLADGWRVVIVGGPEDPPLSRILAPHDQLVDWSGRLTVRETTALLERADLFIGADSGPAHLAASAGVLSLILFSGTNNPIQWRPWSSRSLVLRNRVPCRPCHQKTCPLADHPCMTGLSPARVYRVARRWIARWNPTAADSKPAVPSSAPLEIAYEPDFNAAP from the coding sequence ATGACCAGGTCGCCGACTGACCTCAAGCCTGTTCAGACCGGGCGCTATCGCTACAGCAAGCTGCGATGGCGGATCCTGGTGCGCGCCTTCGACACGGCCGGCAGCCTCGTCGCGCCTCTCTGGCGCGGTCTGCGGCCAAGCCCGAAGGTGGACGCGCCCCGGCGCATCCTGGTCGTCCAACTCGACCACCTGGGCGACGCCGTCCTTTCCGCCCCGCTCATCGCGCAGCTCCGTCAGGCCTACCCGGACGCCGAGATCGACGTCCTGGCTTCGCCGAGCAATCACGAAGTCTTTGAGGCCGACCTCAACGTGACGCGGGTTCAGATCGCCGAACGGACCTGGTTCGAACGCAGCCCGTCGCGACGGGGACTGGCTGCCGAGGTCTGGCGGCTCGGTCGCTCGCTCCGGGGGGCTCGTTACGACCTGGGCGTCGACGTTCGGGGCGACGTGCTTTCGATCCTCGTCCTGGCGATCGGCGGCGTCTCGCGTCGCGTCGGTTTCGCGATGGGCGGAGGTTCGTTCCTGTTGACCGACGTCGCGGAATGGACGCCAGGCCGGCACGAGGTCCGCTCTCGGCTGGAACTCCTCAGGCCGCTGGGGATCACGCCCGATTTCGACGGCCGAGCCCTCGTTCACGTCCGCGACGAGGACCGAGCGGAGGTCGCGGCGCGGATCTTCGACGCCTGGCCGAGTCGACCCGATCATCGCTCACGACGATTCGGCAAGGCGGCTCGCCGCGGTTCCGACGCCCGGCTGCATGCGGATCAATTCCGACCGCAATCGCCGATGTTGGCCGTCCACCTCGGTGCGGGGACCGCTGCCAAACGCTGGCCCAAACGGCACTGGAAAGATCTGATCGAGCGATTCCTCGCCGACGGCTGGCGCGTCGTCATCGTGGGAGGGCCGGAGGATCCGCCGCTTTCACGAATCCTGGCTCCCCATGACCAGCTCGTGGATTGGTCGGGCCGACTGACTGTCCGAGAAACGACGGCTCTGCTGGAGCGCGCCGACCTGTTCATCGGTGCGGACTCCGGCCCGGCGCATCTCGCAGCCTCGGCGGGCGTTCTCTCGCTGATCCTCTTCAGCGGGACGAACAACCCGATCCAGTGGCGGCCCTGGTCGTCGCGTTCCCTGGTTCTGCGCAACCGGGTCCCCTGCCGGCCGTGCCACCAGAAGACTTGCCCGCTGGCCGACCACCCCTGCATGACGGGCCTGAGCCCCGCGCGAGTCTATCGAGTCGCTCGGCGATGGATCGCACGGTGGAATCCCACCGCCGCCGACTCGAAACCTGCCGTCCCCAGCTCCGCCCCACTGGAGATCGCCTATGAACCCGACTTCAACGCCGCACCCTGA
- a CDS encoding DUF1559 domain-containing protein gives MAAGPFVRSRRRGFTLIELLVVIAIIAVLIGLLLPAVQAAREAARRMQCANNLKQLGLGMHNVHAAMNSFPMNETTPVTRYWGPQIIPYMEQVNLYNLYNIDANYNVPENSTAIQYPLSVFICPDSPNSPRMNPTFIAKPGQGMDKWPSAAADYAASTGISSNLWVKPSVMSSGDPGNYDGVLQGNNTAGRRNVAEILDGTSNTIMLVESAGRPQIWRTGLKMVPDSGQTTANASLLCGWGEPNAFSIRGYDQGGVVNKGRCALNCSNVYAVYAFHPGGANVVMADGSTRFIRETVSIETFAALLTRAGGEIVSADAY, from the coding sequence ATGGCTGCCGGTCCATTCGTTCGCTCACGTCGTCGTGGATTCACACTGATCGAACTGTTGGTCGTGATTGCGATCATTGCCGTGTTGATCGGTCTGCTGTTGCCGGCCGTCCAGGCTGCACGCGAGGCGGCGCGTCGCATGCAGTGCGCCAACAACCTGAAGCAACTTGGGCTGGGGATGCACAACGTCCATGCGGCGATGAACAGCTTCCCGATGAACGAGACGACGCCGGTGACGCGTTACTGGGGACCGCAGATCATCCCGTACATGGAACAGGTGAACCTGTACAACCTGTACAACATCGACGCCAACTACAACGTCCCCGAGAACAGCACGGCCATCCAGTATCCGCTCTCGGTGTTCATCTGCCCGGATTCGCCGAACTCTCCTCGGATGAACCCGACGTTCATCGCCAAGCCCGGACAGGGGATGGACAAGTGGCCCTCGGCCGCGGCCGACTACGCGGCCAGCACGGGGATCAGCTCCAACCTGTGGGTCAAGCCGTCGGTGATGAGCAGCGGCGATCCGGGCAACTACGACGGCGTCCTGCAGGGGAACAACACGGCAGGGCGGCGGAACGTCGCCGAGATCCTCGACGGCACCAGCAACACGATCATGCTGGTGGAGTCGGCCGGTCGTCCCCAGATCTGGCGGACGGGACTGAAGATGGTGCCGGACTCAGGCCAGACGACGGCCAACGCCTCGCTGCTGTGCGGCTGGGGCGAGCCCAACGCGTTCAGCATTCGCGGATACGACCAGGGGGGCGTGGTCAACAAGGGGCGCTGCGCTCTCAACTGCTCGAACGTCTACGCCGTCTACGCCTTCCACCCCGGCGGCGCGAACGTCGTGATGGCCGACGGCTCGACGCGGTTCATCAGGGAGACGGTCTCGATCGAGACGTTCGCCGCGCTCCTGACGCGCGCCGGCGGCGAGATCGTCTCGGCCGACGCCTATTGA
- a CDS encoding cytochrome-c peroxidase gives MRRLLWLAWVSWGLVETCRAQVPVSPRRTPAAMESAADRETRATRLREVYQRPAAEWPAPQVDSGVDWRELGLLPASVPPADNPTTKEKVELGKKLFFDPRVSGSGQLACASCHDPDLGWADGRTTAYGHRREPLKRNAPSIMNLAYLPAMFWDGRAGSLEEQARQVILNPSEMSATPDQVAKELNAVPEYREAFKAIFGSDEVGLDSAARAIAAFERSVVGGRSDFDKFLRGDREALSNEALLGLDLFRGKARCINCHNGPALSDGQFHDLGLSYYGRELEDLGRYKVTNKAEDVGRFRTPSLRNVAATGPYMHNGLFELTGVLNMYNAGMATLRRKPEQAVDPLFPTKSPLLKPLGLNKQELGDLKAFLESLTEPKLRVRAPALPGLASSSAPR, from the coding sequence TTGCGGCGTTTGCTGTGGTTGGCATGGGTGTCGTGGGGGCTGGTCGAGACATGTCGGGCGCAGGTGCCTGTCTCGCCGAGGCGGACTCCGGCGGCCATGGAGTCGGCGGCGGATCGAGAGACGCGAGCGACGCGACTGCGCGAGGTCTACCAACGGCCGGCGGCCGAGTGGCCGGCCCCGCAGGTCGACTCGGGCGTCGACTGGCGTGAGCTGGGGCTTCTCCCGGCTTCTGTCCCGCCCGCGGATAATCCCACGACCAAGGAGAAGGTCGAGCTAGGAAAGAAGCTCTTCTTCGACCCTCGGGTGTCGGGGAGCGGACAGCTCGCATGCGCCTCGTGCCACGACCCGGATCTGGGCTGGGCTGACGGCCGAACGACGGCTTACGGGCATCGTCGCGAGCCGCTCAAGCGGAACGCGCCGAGCATCATGAACCTGGCCTATTTGCCGGCCATGTTCTGGGACGGCCGAGCCGGCAGCCTGGAAGAACAGGCTCGTCAGGTTATCCTCAATCCCTCCGAGATGAGTGCGACTCCCGATCAGGTCGCCAAGGAACTCAACGCCGTCCCCGAGTATCGCGAAGCCTTCAAGGCGATCTTCGGTTCAGACGAGGTCGGCCTCGATTCGGCGGCCAGGGCGATCGCGGCCTTTGAGCGTTCGGTCGTCGGCGGTCGCAGCGACTTCGACAAGTTCCTGCGAGGCGATCGCGAGGCCCTTTCGAACGAGGCGCTCCTTGGCCTGGACCTGTTTCGAGGCAAGGCTCGGTGCATCAACTGCCACAACGGGCCCGCCCTGAGCGACGGCCAGTTCCATGATCTCGGCCTGAGCTATTACGGCCGCGAGTTGGAGGACCTTGGTCGCTACAAGGTGACGAACAAGGCGGAGGACGTCGGCCGGTTCCGCACGCCGAGCCTCCGGAACGTCGCCGCGACAGGTCCTTACATGCACAATGGATTGTTCGAGTTGACCGGCGTTCTGAACATGTACAACGCCGGCATGGCCACGCTTCGGCGCAAGCCCGAGCAGGCTGTCGACCCGCTCTTCCCCACCAAGTCCCCCCTGCTGAAGCCCCTCGGCCTCAACAAGCAGGAGTTGGGCGATCTCAAGGCGTTCCTGGAATCGCTCACCGAGCCCAAGCTCCGGGTTCGCGCTCCCGCGCTTCCCGGCCTCGCCTCATCATCCGCCCCCCGCTGA
- a CDS encoding ThuA domain-containing protein produces the protein MSKRLATAMAVLILAGFGSSFGEEPRVPKRLLFVGQSKGYQHDAVSTAMATLYDLGRSTGDWEATLRTDCGNITKKPLKYEAKNLDQFDAVVFFTDGDLDMDDSQKADLLAFIRDDGKGFMGIHSATITFPSWPEYRKMLGGAFDGHPWGQFDAPLIVDAPDFPGFRKLPPAFSLKDEIYQIRDFSPADSRVLLRLDPDKLDRTRKGVRPQNDFPVAWARPYGKGRILYNGLGHRREVWEEQEFRDMWLESTRWILGLTPADASPRATR, from the coding sequence ATGAGCAAGCGACTCGCCACGGCGATGGCGGTTCTCATTCTGGCCGGCTTCGGCTCCTCATTCGGCGAGGAGCCGCGCGTGCCGAAGCGTCTCCTGTTCGTCGGCCAGAGCAAGGGCTATCAGCACGACGCCGTCTCCACGGCCATGGCGACGCTCTACGACCTCGGCCGCAGCACCGGCGACTGGGAGGCGACTCTCCGCACCGACTGCGGCAACATCACCAAGAAGCCTCTCAAGTACGAGGCCAAAAACCTCGACCAGTTCGACGCCGTCGTCTTCTTCACCGACGGCGATCTCGACATGGACGACTCCCAGAAGGCCGATCTCCTCGCCTTCATTCGGGACGACGGCAAGGGCTTCATGGGAATCCACAGCGCCACGATCACGTTCCCATCATGGCCCGAGTATCGCAAGATGCTCGGCGGTGCGTTCGACGGCCACCCTTGGGGGCAGTTCGACGCGCCGCTCATCGTCGACGCGCCCGACTTTCCCGGCTTCCGAAAGCTGCCTCCCGCTTTCTCCCTCAAGGATGAGATCTATCAGATCCGCGATTTCTCACCGGCCGACTCGCGCGTGCTCCTGAGACTCGATCCCGACAAGCTGGACCGCACCCGCAAGGGTGTTCGCCCTCAGAACGATTTCCCCGTCGCCTGGGCGCGTCCGTATGGCAAGGGACGCATCCTCTACAACGGTCTCGGTCATCGTCGCGAGGTCTGGGAAGAACAGGAGTTTCGCGACATGTGGCTCGAATCGACCCGATGGATTCTCGGTCTCACCCCGGCCGACGCTTCTCCCCGCGCGACGCGTTGA